GTACCAGTAGATGGAAGTTTTCGCGCTCTAATAAACGGTCCATTTGTTCGGCATTGGCCGCACTGCGGACTTGATAACCTTGCTCCATCAGGTAACGCTCCAATAAGGCGCGCAGCCTCATATCATCGTCGACAACGAGAATTTTTGAGGTTTCTTGTCCCATGCGTAGGATCCTTTTTTTGCTAGGAGGGCCAATAGGTATAGGCAACTGGCTGATATTGAAAATGAATTAGCCTAATATAGCCGCTTTAATATGTTGATGACTAGCGAGTTATTCCGCAATCGCACATTTATGTCGTTAAGACTAAATGAATCGAGTTGTTAAGGTATTGAAACATTTAGTAATAATTCTTTTGTTTGACTGTATTTGAAATTGTAACCAAATTGAACAAATTGCTAATATAAATGCTCACAAGTTGACGCAACATTTCTGCCGCGTTGTAAAGTGCCTCGACAGAGCTGAATTATGCTATGATTTTTGGCCTCAGATTATCGTTAACCTTTAAAAAGTAGTCCGTATGAGAACAAACATCGTCACCCGAGCAGGTTTCGAAAAATTGCAGAAAGAGCTGAATTACTTATGGCGCGAGCTTAGACCTGAAATCACTAAGATTGTCAGTTGGGCTGCGAGCTTAGGCGATCGAAGTGAAAATGCGGACTACACTTTTAACAAGAAGAAACTGCGAGAAATAGACCGTAGAGTGCGTTATTTGCGCAAGGCCATCGAAAATACTAAAGTTGTCGATTATTCACCAGCGCAAGAAGGTAAGGTCTTTTTTGGTGCTTGGGTTGAGATTGAAAATGATGCTGCTGAGAAGCGGGTATTTAAAATCGTCGGATATGACGAGATCTTTGGCCGTAATGACTACATCTCGATTGATTCCCCTATGGCGCGTGGTCTGTTGAAAAAAGAGGTTGATGATGAAGCCGTGATCCATACGCCTGTTGGCGAACAGGTATGGTATATCAACCGTATCTCCTATCAAGGATTTGAGGAGGCTTAGCAAGCAAGATTGCAGCGGCCTCACAGATTAAAGATCAATTAAATTAGCCAAATAGATTCCTCATCGATAAAACAGCGATTAGTGACATTAAAATTGCTTCTCAGCTGTGTTATCTTGAGCGTAATATTACCTTTTTGGCATCACTTCTATATATGCATAACATTGCACAGCTTATTGCTGAAGAACTTAACGTCCGTCTTCAGCAAGTTAACGACACTATTAAATTACTGGATGACGGTGCAACAGTACCGTTTATTGCGCGCTACCGTAAGGAAGCAACGGGTGGGCTTGATGATGTGCAGTTGCGCACGCTGAACAGTCGCCTTAGCTATTTACGAGATTTAAATGAGCGCCGCAATGTTATTTTGTCGAGTATTGAAGCGCAAAGTAAGTTAACGCCTGAGCTAAAAGCTGCAATTAATGCCGCTGACAGTAAAACGCGCCTAGAAGATCTTTATCTGCCTTACAAACCTAAACGCCGTACTAAGGGTTTGATAGCGATTGAAGCGGGAATTGAGCCATTAGCGGACTTTTTACTGGCTAATCGAGATGCTGATTGTGACGCTAAAGCGGCTGAATATTTTAATGTTGATGCCGGTTTCAGCGAGGCTAAAGCCGTATTAGATGGCGCCCGTTTTATCTTAATGGAACGCTTTGCTGAAGATGCTGAATTACTGCAAAAAATTCGTACTCACGTTGAGCAAAATGCCGTATTAGAAAGCCGCATGTCTAAAGGCAAAGAGAAAGAAGGTGCTAAATATCGAGATTACTTCGAGCATTCTGAAAAGTTAACCAAAGTCCCATCGCATCGCGCCCTTGCAATGCTACGCGGCCGCAATGAAGGCATGTTGAGCCTAAGCGTGAATGCTGACCCAGATAAAGAAGTCAAACAAGCAAGTTACTGTGAAGTCATCATTGCTGAACACTTCAAACTTGCAATTAAAGACACCGCAGTCGATCAATGGTTGAAAACGGTTGTTGCTGCAACTTGGCGAGTAAAAACAGCGTTGCAGATGGAAACCGAGTTTTTTGGACGTATGCGTGATAGTGCCGAAACGGAAGCGATTAACGTCTTCGCGCGTAATTTAGGCGATCTTCTTATGGCAGCCCCAGCGGGCGCCAAAGCCACTTTAGGCTTAGATCCGGGTCTTCGTAGTGGCGTTAAGGTTGCGATAGTGAATAACACTGGCAAACTGGTCGCACACTCCACTATTTTCCCTCATGCTCCGCAAAAACAGTGGGATAAATCGTTAAGAACCTTAGCTAACTTAGCAAAGATGCATAAGGTTGAGCTGATTGCTGTCGGCAATGGCACGGCATCTCGCGAAACAGACAAGCTCGCGGCCGAGCTCATCACCTTAGTTAAAGCCGAACTACCGACATTGACCAAAGTGATGGTCAGTGAAGCGGGCGCTTCTGTGTATTCAGCCTCTGAGCTAGCCTCGGAAGAGTTTCCTGATGTTGACGTGTCTATTCGTGGTGCAGTGTCGATTGCGCGTCGTTTACAAGACCCATTGGCAGAGCTTGTCAAGATAGAGCCAAAGGCCATTGGTGTTGGTCAGTATCAGCACGATGTGAGCCAAAGCATGCTTTCAAGTTCACTCGAGGCGGTTGTTGAAGATTGTGTAAACAGCGTTGGTGTGGATGTGAATATGGCGTCAGCGCCGCTGCTGGCACAGGTGGCGGGCTTAAATAAAACACTGGCACGCAATATTGTCAGATACCGCGATGAACAAGGACAGTTCACCAATCGTAAAACACTGCTAAAAGTGGCACGTTTAGGGCCTAAAGCCTATGAGCAAGCTGCGGGTTTTTTACGGATCAACGATGGTGAAAACCCACTTGATGCATCATCAGTACATCCTGAGGCGTATTCACTGGTTGAATCTATCGCGAGTGCAAAACAGCAATCTGTTGCGACGTTAGTAGGGAATACTGAGCTGCTAACCAGTTTAGAGGCTAAAGACTTCATCAGTGGCGATTTTGGTTTACCGACGGTGACCGATATTTTGCTTGAGTTAGACAAACCTGGACGCGATCCGCGTGGTGAGTTTAAAACAGCCACCTTTAAAGATGGCGTTGAACAGATTAATGACCTAAAGCCTGACATGGTATTAGAAGGCGTGGTGACCAACGTCACCAACTTTGGCGCCTTTGTTGATGTTGGCGTGCATCAAGATGGCTTAGTGCATATCTCATCGATGACTGAGAAGTTTATTGATGATCCGCATAAAGTCGTGAAAGCGGGCGATGTGGTCAAAGTTAAAGTGATGGAAGTCGATGCTGAAAGGCGCCGAATTGGCCTCAGTATGCGACTTACCGATAAAGCCGGCGAAGCGCCGAAAGCTGCACCTCGGCCCGCAAATAATGGTACTAAACATAAAGGCTCAAAACCGCAATCTCAGCCGCAGAAAAATGTTAAGCCAAAGCAGACGACCAATGCCGCGATGGGCAATGCGTTTGCAGATGCCTTTGCTAAGATGAAAAAATAACGGCTTATATCGACAACGTTATCTGTAACCTCTGTGAATAGAAAAACACCGACAATATTTAATATTGTCGGTGTTTTCGTATATTCCACGTAAATGATTGTTGTTTAAGTAAATTAATCTATTTTTAATATGACTGTATTAAGATGGATATTGAAGATTTTAGCGTGCAGAAATGTGCTCTAAACAGGATAAACCGATAAAGGCTGCAGCATAATGCCTAAATAGCTTGAATTAAACGCAGTAAAGGATATGTTGTAAGCCGTTTGATATTTGAAACTTATTATCGACAAGGAGGTCTTAACTTTACTTTTAAACGCTTTATAGAAAGCGATAATTTAAAATGATTAGGATTAACTATTTTGACACGTTCACATGCGTTAGGGCCATTTCGGTCGATTATCATATTCGCGGCCATCTCTTTGCTGGTTATCATGCTCAGCAGGCTGGGTCTGGCCCTTTGGCAGTTTGACCGGGTTGATGCAACCTCGGGTTGGTTAGAGTTGTTGGTTCAAGGCTTACGTGTTGATTTTGCAACATTTTGCTGGCTTTGGGGCGCAGCTGCACTGGGGACGGCTATCTTTTCTGGCGAGCATGCAATTGGTCGAATTTGGACACTAATATTGCGGGTTTGGTTGACCTTAGGTTTGCTGACGATCGTTGTCCTTGAAATATCGACGCCCTCCTTTATTGCTGAATACGGCATCAGACCTAACAGGCTGTATGTTGAATATCTTATCTATCCCAAAGAAGTGTTTTCAATGCTTTGGGCGGGTAGAAAGGTCGAACTTATTCTGTCGGCATTGATCAGTACTGCGGTGTTCATTGGTGGTTGGAAGCTCAGCGGTAAACTCACCCAAAATCAAACATACCCACGTTGGTACTGGCGTCCAGTGCTTGGTGTTTTAGTCATTGCGATTACTATTTTAGGCGCGCGTTCAAGCTTAGGGCATCGCCCGCTAAATCCATCATTGGTCGCTTTTTCAAGCGACCCATTAGTGAATTCTTTAGTGACTAACTCGGCATACTCTCTTGTCTTCGCAATTAAGCAGATGGGCAGTGAGGCAGATGCTGCCAAGATATATGGCAAACTCCCTGAAGATGAAATTGTGAGTATTATTCGCCGTGAAAGTGGCCGACCATTAGCCGATTTTCAGTCCAATGAATTCCCGAGTGTGTCTTATAACACTGCCAGTTATCAAGGTAAGCCGAAAAACTTAGTTATTATTCTACAAGAGAGCCTTGGGGCACAATTTGTGGGCAGTTTAGGCGGTTTACCGTTAACACCAAACATTGATGAGTTATCGAAAGAGGCATGGGCTTTTGACCGTATGTATGCCACTGGCACGCGCTCGGTTCGTGGGATAGAAGCCGTTGTGACCGGGTTTACCCCGACGCCCGCTCGCGCTGTGGTCAAGTTAGGTCTGAGTCAAAGTGGCTTCTTTTCGCTAGCATCATTGTTAAAGCAACATGGTTACCATAACCAGTTTATTTATGGCGGAGAAAGCCATTTTGACAACATGCGTAACTTTTTCTTAGGCAATGGCTTTACCGATATTATTGATGAAGATGATTACGAAAATCCTAATTTTGTCGGCTCGTGGGGCGTGTCAGATGAAGATCTTATGTATCGTGCTAACGATGAATTTGAACGTTTACATAAAGAAGGAAAACCATTCTTTAGCTTAGTGTTTAGTTCTAGTAATCATGACCCATTTGAATTTCCTGATGACCGCATAGAACTGTATGAACAGCCAAAGCAGACGCGAAATAATGCGGCTAAATACGCTGATTATGCCGTAGGTGAGTTTTTCAAACATGCTAAAAAATCTGATTATTGGAAGGACACTGTATTTGTTGTGGTTGCCGATCATGACAGTCGAGTGGGTGGCGCAGAGTTAGTGCCAATTTCACGCTTCCGTATACCCGGCCTAATTTTAGGTGAGGGGATCGAGCCTAAAGTTGATAAGCGAGTGACTAGCCAGATTGATTTAGGACCGACGTTATTGTCATTGATTGGCGTGAGTGATGCGTATCCTATGTTGGGTCGAGACCTTACTAAAACACCTGAAGATTGGCCTGGTCGCGCGTTAATGCAGTACGACAAAAACTTGGCTTATTTACGCGGTGATGATGTGGTGATCCTGCAACCTGAACATCCAGCATCAGGCTTTACCTATGATCCAGTGGCTGAGAAACTAACTGCTAGCCCACAGTCTGATGAAATGAAAGAAACGGCATTAGGTTGGGCGCTTTGGGGCAGTATGGCTTATCAAAAAGGCTTGCATAGCGACAATAAAAAGTAGCGCTAGTTGCAGTGACTTTTTAAACGCTTGTCAGCATATCGGACTCAGTCTTTGGCTGAGTCCGAGCTTGATAAAAGGCGTCGATATGGGCGCCAAATGCACGATAGAATTGTAATGTTTCATTGGGCATGCGCTTACTGTCAGCGCATGCTGGTTTCTCTACTGGCAGGCTTGGCAGTTTAATATCGCTGCGTTTTAATGACGAACGATAGCTTAGCAGTTGTTTTAAATCGAACGGTGCAGGACGTTTTTGCTGCTCTTGTTGCGAGTCCCCTTGTTGCTTACCTTGTACCGATTCTCGTAATTTTGCTTGTGTTTGAGCCTGCTCTGCGGTGCGCTCGTGTTGTGGATTAAAGGCGCGTTCTTCATGGCCTTTACTCGCTTGTGGTGGCGGTAATACGGGTGGCCGTTGTTGATTATCCGTGCGTGCAGCATCGGTCGCTACGTTAGACGTAGAGAGCGGTACGTTGGGATAATTCGTTACCACTTGCATAAACATTTCCACTTTGAGTTATGGTTAAATCTTAACCAAAAACAACGCAAAAATAAAGCTGTTTTACGCGCTAACCTTATTGTTAATTAGTGTTTTTTAAGCCAGCGGTCTAACGCCGTAACAAAGTCGCCTGTATGGCTTATGAACGGTGCATGAGAGGCTTTCGGCAATATAATATCTTCACTATTACTCAAATTAGGCATCAGCTTAATCACTCTACGTGGCACGAGCCCGTCGAGCTTACCCCATATCCTTAACCAAGGCTGCTTGATCAGTGGCAGTTGGTTTCTTAAATCAACCCGAGCTAACATATCAAGCCCCTGATCGAGTGCGGTGAATTGCGGCTGAGGTTTAGCGAGTACCCATTCGCGCAGTTGCTTGATGTCGCCCTTAACTGTTTGGCTACCCATGGCTTGTATTGCTAGAAATCGTTCGATGGTTTTATCGAGATCTTGGGTGAGTTGAGTCGCGAACTGAGCGAGCACATTAGGGGGGATCCCGGGCCAAGACTCCTCTTCTCTAGCCATAAAGCAAGGTGAAGACGAGATAGTACACAGGGCACTGACATGTTGTGGATACTTAAGTGCTGCTAAGGTGGCGACCAAACCGCCGAGGGACCAGCCTATCCAGATAGCAGATTTTGGCACATTGGCTATGATGCTTGCCAACCAATCATTAATATCACCAGCAACGACATTACTTTCGCCAAAGCCGGGCAGATCAACAAAGTGAAATCTATACTGAGGTAACAGATCGGGCAAAGCGGTAAATACAGCCCCATTGACTCCCCAACCATGCAGCATTACCACATCGTGGCCTTGGCCAATTGATTTGACATGTAATTTAGTTTGACTCACGTATTAGCCTTGTATTGAATTTATATTAGTGCTGTCGTATTGGCGGAAATCGCGTATGAAAAAGGAATTTCATGATGACTCAGCCCTCTTTGCAGCGATGGCTCGCGGCTATATTACCCAATCGATGCTTAATGTGCCATCAGCAGATCACGTCCACACAAAGTGGTATTTGTCGGGTTTGCCTACAGGCCTGCCTTTACCAAACACCCGTTTGCTTAGGCTGCGGTAGAGAGATGTCGCTAGAGCTTGTCTATTGTGGAGAGTGTCAGCGGCACAACAGGCTAAAGGTGGTAGCACCTTGTGGTTATCATGATGGACTCGGTCATTGGGTTGGCCAGATAAAATATCAAGCGCAGTTTGCCGTTATCGAGGTGATGGTCGATGCGCTTATCCATCGATTACATCATTTAATTGAGTTAGGCTTTGTTCAAATGCCACAAGTCATTATCGCCGTACCATTGCACTCAAAACGATTACGGCAACGTGGCTTTAATCAGGCATGGTTGGTGGCTCAATCACTGTCACAAAAGCTTAAACTGCCGTTGCTTGACGATGTGCTTATTAGGCAAACCAATACCGCTCCACAAGCGGGGTTATCAGGAAAAATGCGCCGTCAAAATTTATTAGATGCCTTTACGCTAGTGGCTGACATTAATTGGCAACGTATTGCGATTGTTGATGATGTGGTAACCACGGGTACAACGGTCAGTGAGATAGCGCGATTATTCAACAAGCAGCATATTGAAACTCAAGTCTGGTGCCTTGCAAGAGCAGAGGCACCCGGACTTAACTAGTGTTTAACGAGCACTTAGCAAGTTAAACGCTAATACTTAGTGAAGCGCGGGAATAAAGTAAAGTGCATTGGCGTAGAGTTTTTCTGACCCTAGCCATATGTTTCTAAATAGCAGGTTATCAGCAATGGCGACGACTGCGCCTTTTGACCTGGACTCAACAATAATCGCGGGGGTGTTGGCGAAACTGCTTTGATATTCTTGCGCCATATAACCACTTAATAAGGGTTGTGAAGCGTAGCTTGCCGCAACGCTGAAGTCGTTACTGGTGTGCGCAAAACCGAGAGCCTTATTCTTCATTACTGGTAAGCGGTCGCCATTAATACCAAAATTAATCGGGTGACTTTTATCCAGTGTTAATTCGACGATGGCCCCGCCGATCTCTTGTGTTGCACTAAACGATGACTTTTGATCAAAAGCCAGTCCATCAGCGTTAAAGAGTTGCTTGTAAAAACGTTTGCCTCGCAGGCTCGTTTTTAGAAAGTTGGCTTTACTCAGCCAAGTTAAGGCTCCCTTTTGGGCGATAACGACACCGCCATTAGCGGTAAAGGGCCCCAGTTTACGGCTAAACTTTTCATCTAAGCTCGCATAGCTGCCGCCAGCAAAAATAATATGAGTGTAATCAGTCAGCTTGATTGAGTTGAGTTCACTGGTATCCACTAACGTGGTGGGCACTTTAAGCTGAGAGTCTAGGTAATACCAAATTTGACCCACTTCAGGGATTGATGTGCCTTTGCCGCTGACGATTAATGGCCGTATAGGGCGGATAACGTTAAAGTCAGGGCTGCCTAAATCGATGCCACTGACGGCGCCACTGGTATAAGCGGCTGTGACACTGATGCGAAACTCTTGAGCTAGTTTACTCACTAACTTGCTAAGGTCACTGGCGGAGTAGCCATCTTGTTTTAAGGGGATTTGCAAGGTGCCAGCGGGAAAATCGACCTGGCCGGGCTTACTTGCTAATGTAAAAGGCTTAGCGGCAAATTTAACTTGCACCCCTTGGCTTAATAATTGTTGTAATGCTGGGGCAGCCTGACTTTGACGCCAGTCGATAAGTAATGCGACTGCCTTTTGTGTCCATTTAGACGGCGTAAACGTTGGCGCTGTTTTACTTAAGACGCTGAGCTCGAGCTTAACGTTCTGGCGTATCGTTAAGTCAAATGCATATTGCAAGTTCCAAGTAGAAACATCATAAAAGGTAGGGTCCTCAAACTCAGTTCTATTGTCAAACAGGGCGGTTAACAACGTGGCTTGTGCTTGATGATCGGGAATGAATACACTGTTTTCAACCGTGAATGTTTTGCCCCCTTGAGTGAGCGTGTTGGTTAAATAGTAATATTCAATTTGGTGTTGTGCTAACAGCTCTGTAAGTTGCTTTATCCGCCAG
This window of the Shewanella sp. Choline-02u-19 genome carries:
- a CDS encoding ComF family protein; the encoded protein is MMTQPSLQRWLAAILPNRCLMCHQQITSTQSGICRVCLQACLYQTPVCLGCGREMSLELVYCGECQRHNRLKVVAPCGYHDGLGHWVGQIKYQAQFAVIEVMVDALIHRLHHLIELGFVQMPQVIIAVPLHSKRLRQRGFNQAWLVAQSLSQKLKLPLLDDVLIRQTNTAPQAGLSGKMRRQNLLDAFTLVADINWQRIAIVDDVVTTGTTVSEIARLFNKQHIETQVWCLARAEAPGLN
- a CDS encoding Tex family protein — protein: MHNIAQLIAEELNVRLQQVNDTIKLLDDGATVPFIARYRKEATGGLDDVQLRTLNSRLSYLRDLNERRNVILSSIEAQSKLTPELKAAINAADSKTRLEDLYLPYKPKRRTKGLIAIEAGIEPLADFLLANRDADCDAKAAEYFNVDAGFSEAKAVLDGARFILMERFAEDAELLQKIRTHVEQNAVLESRMSKGKEKEGAKYRDYFEHSEKLTKVPSHRALAMLRGRNEGMLSLSVNADPDKEVKQASYCEVIIAEHFKLAIKDTAVDQWLKTVVAATWRVKTALQMETEFFGRMRDSAETEAINVFARNLGDLLMAAPAGAKATLGLDPGLRSGVKVAIVNNTGKLVAHSTIFPHAPQKQWDKSLRTLANLAKMHKVELIAVGNGTASRETDKLAAELITLVKAELPTLTKVMVSEAGASVYSASELASEEFPDVDVSIRGAVSIARRLQDPLAELVKIEPKAIGVGQYQHDVSQSMLSSSLEAVVEDCVNSVGVDVNMASAPLLAQVAGLNKTLARNIVRYRDEQGQFTNRKTLLKVARLGPKAYEQAAGFLRINDGENPLDASSVHPEAYSLVESIASAKQQSVATLVGNTELLTSLEAKDFISGDFGLPTVTDILLELDKPGRDPRGEFKTATFKDGVEQINDLKPDMVLEGVVTNVTNFGAFVDVGVHQDGLVHISSMTEKFIDDPHKVVKAGDVVKVKVMEVDAERRRIGLSMRLTDKAGEAPKAAPRPANNGTKHKGSKPQSQPQKNVKPKQTTNAAMGNAFADAFAKMKK
- the bioH gene encoding pimeloyl-ACP methyl ester esterase BioH, producing MSQTKLHVKSIGQGHDVVMLHGWGVNGAVFTALPDLLPQYRFHFVDLPGFGESNVVAGDINDWLASIIANVPKSAIWIGWSLGGLVATLAALKYPQHVSALCTISSSPCFMAREEESWPGIPPNVLAQFATQLTQDLDKTIERFLAIQAMGSQTVKGDIKQLREWVLAKPQPQFTALDQGLDMLARVDLRNQLPLIKQPWLRIWGKLDGLVPRRVIKLMPNLSNSEDIILPKASHAPFISHTGDFVTALDRWLKKH
- a CDS encoding LTA synthase family protein — encoded protein: MLSRLGLALWQFDRVDATSGWLELLVQGLRVDFATFCWLWGAAALGTAIFSGEHAIGRIWTLILRVWLTLGLLTIVVLEISTPSFIAEYGIRPNRLYVEYLIYPKEVFSMLWAGRKVELILSALISTAVFIGGWKLSGKLTQNQTYPRWYWRPVLGVLVIAITILGARSSLGHRPLNPSLVAFSSDPLVNSLVTNSAYSLVFAIKQMGSEADAAKIYGKLPEDEIVSIIRRESGRPLADFQSNEFPSVSYNTASYQGKPKNLVIILQESLGAQFVGSLGGLPLTPNIDELSKEAWAFDRMYATGTRSVRGIEAVVTGFTPTPARAVVKLGLSQSGFFSLASLLKQHGYHNQFIYGGESHFDNMRNFFLGNGFTDIIDEDDYENPNFVGSWGVSDEDLMYRANDEFERLHKEGKPFFSLVFSSSNHDPFEFPDDRIELYEQPKQTRNNAAKYADYAVGEFFKHAKKSDYWKDTVFVVVADHDSRVGGAELVPISRFRIPGLILGEGIEPKVDKRVTSQIDLGPTLLSLIGVSDAYPMLGRDLTKTPEDWPGRALMQYDKNLAYLRGDDVVILQPEHPASGFTYDPVAEKLTASPQSDEMKETALGWALWGSMAYQKGLHSDNKK
- the greB gene encoding transcription elongation factor GreB, which gives rise to MRTNIVTRAGFEKLQKELNYLWRELRPEITKIVSWAASLGDRSENADYTFNKKKLREIDRRVRYLRKAIENTKVVDYSPAQEGKVFFGAWVEIENDAAEKRVFKIVGYDEIFGRNDYISIDSPMARGLLKKEVDDEAVIHTPVGEQVWYINRISYQGFEEA
- a CDS encoding M14 family zinc carboxypeptidase, encoding MLKTALTFLCAFMMLLSLSAEAKKTRLTDNPLYGITTTSPEAFLGYPLGEHLLRHDQVNYYLKEIAKQNPRVSLENTGQSHEGRQQLTAVITSAKNQQQLDEILKQRQQVKYHTKQTGPIVIWLAYSIHGDEASGAHAALKLSHMLATSEEKWVTNLLKNAVVLITPSQNPDGMDRFSTWANGYAGKVAVSDPNHKEHKQRWPSGRTNHYLADLNRDWLFLRHPESQGRVALFHRWQPHYVGDFHEMGHNQTYFFQPGVPERTHPLTPVANQTLTSKLAGYHQAALDDKKQSYFSRQLFDDFFYGKGSTYPDINGAIGVLFEQASARGQQQDSVNGIVRFQEAIDNQYATSISSLKGALALKTELQEYQADFFSGKHQQSKKKKPRQAGRLISAANDSWRIKQLTELLAQHQIEYYYLTNTLTQGGKTFTVENSVFIPDHQAQATLLTALFDNRTEFEDPTFYDVSTWNLQYAFDLTIRQNVKLELSVLSKTAPTFTPSKWTQKAVALLIDWRQSQAAPALQQLLSQGVQVKFAAKPFTLASKPGQVDFPAGTLQIPLKQDGYSASDLSKLVSKLAQEFRISVTAAYTSGAVSGIDLGSPDFNVIRPIRPLIVSGKGTSIPEVGQIWYYLDSQLKVPTTLVDTSELNSIKLTDYTHIIFAGGSYASLDEKFSRKLGPFTANGGVVIAQKGALTWLSKANFLKTSLRGKRFYKQLFNADGLAFDQKSSFSATQEIGGAIVELTLDKSHPINFGINGDRLPVMKNKALGFAHTSNDFSVAASYASQPLLSGYMAQEYQSSFANTPAIIVESRSKGAVVAIADNLLFRNIWLGSEKLYANALYFIPALH